Proteins from a single region of Gossypium arboreum isolate Shixiya-1 chromosome 1, ASM2569848v2, whole genome shotgun sequence:
- the LOC108480833 gene encoding uncharacterized protein LOC108480833 — translation MHDFSIQISSNLINRLTEDDEKLKKRTKKTKPRVPREPRQPQTKVDQTQIPDDSEKQNKTTGSGWPVPPPMFLPLNQPPYSATAELDAIRSVVKESENVVEKLRKQEDNMVQEVTQRAKDLHEKEFKIPEQKPMPCLVENNACMECYKENVKDVTKCAPLAQNYADCARRVRQLVKSSGK, via the coding sequence ATGCATGATTTTTCAATCCAGATTAGTTCCAACCTTATCAACCGGCTTACTGAAGATgatgagaaactgaagaaaagaacaaagaaaacTAAACCCCGAGTGCCTCGAGAGCCTCGACAACCACAAACAAAGGTAGATCAGACGCAAATACCTGATGATTCTGAAAAACAGAACAAGACTACAGGCTCAGGATGGCCAGTTCCACCTCCTATGTTTCTACCGTTAAACCAACCTCCTTACTCTGCAACTGCAGAGTTAGACGCGATTCGATCTGTCgttaaagagagtgaaaatgtTGTGGAGAAGTTGCGGAAGCAGGAGGACAACATGGTGCAAGAAGTAACCCAAAGAGCTAAGGATCTCCATGAGAAAGAGTTCAAGATTCCAGAACAGAAACCTATGCCTTGTTTAGTTGAGAACAATGCTTGCATGGAATGCTACAAGGAGAATGTCAAAGACGTTACCAAATGCGCTCCTCTTGCTCAAAATTACGCAGATTGTGCTCGCCGAGTTCGGCAGCTAGTGAAATCATCTGGTAAGTAA